From a single Oreochromis niloticus isolate F11D_XX linkage group LG4, O_niloticus_UMD_NMBU, whole genome shotgun sequence genomic region:
- the srcin1a gene encoding SRC kinase signaling inhibitor 1 isoform X11, whose translation MSEADIPIGFNRMNRFRQSLPLSRSASQNKLRSPDEFSGVLFLQYGDETRRVHITHELTSLDTLHALIVHMFPQKLTAGMLKSPNTAILIKDEARNVFYELEDVRDIQDRSIIKIYRKEPIYASYPAAAHLANGDLRREMVYSSRDSSPTRRLNTLPSSTASASSGSPSRSRLSYSGGRAPSFGGSHPQHDQPRHPHHPSAGHGANAGLSPSPSAILERRDVKPDEEVSAKNMALMKNEGLYADPYSLMHEGRLSIASTQSLATIGDPFSFPVSAGLYRRGSVRSLSTYSAAALQGDLEDSLYKPGGSLYSDTYSSATLGMGFRMPPSSPQKIPDMQLRDRDSYSSTPRASPVRQSFRKDSASSSVFVESPKSRPSSSSDPLCITAGPGEGSRTTSGFGSSLSGQDSDSSRDHRLERMEAMEKQIASLTGLVQSVLTRAPDSDSTCGLLRLCMMAGCPPDQGTEFSRPLPFSSSEKTETNSDGSATGTGRQKKKANTPSAPLALMPPPPSNSIQVNSVGRLQMQLHLHGLQQNASDLRKQLNQLRKIQLENQDSVRTLLKRTEAELNVRVTDALRKQEDPLQRQRLLVEEERLKYLNEEELIIQQLHDLEKSVEEIQKESSVNHKLVTVQELEEKATLLRKLGETLTELKNQFPGLQSKMRVVLRVEVEAVKFLKEEPHRLDALLKRCKTITDTLATMRKQANEGVWKKHEDFTSSSSKHNEDLRKFADFEIPTSPPLAINDLGGGNSLSNWSPHSSLSRGHGNPSGLHKDNHPPVPHKGKALEELERRAAADKALSMEVRLAAERDWEEKRASLTQYSAQDINRLLEETQAELMKAIPDLDFAAKQIKPSSNTPSTQTPQSGAATPDHRANKPQHKLSGKEGGSRRGSDELTVPRYRTEKPSKSPPPPPPRRSFPSSPGVTTRSGEPLIPGKSIKKSESEETEGQKPHIKLRRTVSENPRPSSTPPTLASEEKEEGEEEKIAAELELFERAPLRLSKPAPLSLLVSPCSMKSLHPSRLDLWAPEASGSEAGHLSPVPHIVLTECCPASLTNSEDPVRDLGNDLVEETQSQDWTGHHSVGKTIISRRKHSGGFESPPQREQCSDSEFKQEVALLVTDLDMRVVSPLEAQELSETKGDVLHTLIISPQTKELSETQLSHRPLLVLFKVQKTVKEAYELLYSLMGTFELKFSHAPGQQMSLAEALRRGIETGASMLTFHHKPEIRLIPEIQLSSISSTLNRNGSTSSADTPRRMTENVRRATYKRLDSLEETIRELENTLIEISGHATREQLYSQTVINSSPVPTTGSPTEAKKPPLPPKPSASGPSSIQGGTNSGGGKFLHSSAASKLKHLQQNSTEKTKSGKREDFMKVQGQQQQ comes from the exons ATGTCAGAAGCCGACATCCCCATTGGGTTTAACCGGATGAACCGATTTCGCCAGAGTCTGCCGCTGTCCCGCTCAGCCAGCCAGAATAAGCTACGATCTCCAG ATGAATTTTCAG GCGTGCTGTTTCTGCAATATGGAGATGAGACGCGTCGGGTGCACATCACCCATGAGCTCACCAGCCTGGATACGCTGCATGCTCTCATCGTGCACATGTTCCCTCAGAAGTTGACAGCAGGTATGCTGAAGTCACCCAACACAGCCATCCTGATCAAGGACGAGGCCCGTAATGTCTTCTACGAGCTGGAGGATGTCAGAGACATTCAGGATCGCAGCATCATCAAGATTTACCGCAAAGAACCCATCTATGCTTCTTATCCCGCTGCCGCACACCTGGCCAACGGAGACTTGAGG AGGGAAATGGTGTACTCTTCCCGCGACTCCTCCCCAACTCGCCGCCTAAATACGCTTCCTTCCTCCACCGCCTCAGCATCCTCTGGGTCTCCTTCCCGCTCACGCCTCTCCTACAGCGGGGGCCGCGCTCCATCCTTCGGTGGATCCCATCCCCAACATGATCAGCCCCGACACCCACACCATCCCTCGGCCGGCCACGGTGCCAACGCAGGTCTGTCCCCTTCACCTAGTGCCATCCTGGAGCGCCGCGATGTCAAGCCTGATGAAGAAGTTTCTGCTAAAAACATGGCACTGATGAAAAATGAGGGGCTATATGCCGATCCCTACAGCTTGATGCACGAAGGCCGCCTCAGCATCGCCTCCACCCAGTCATTAGCTACGATCGGAGACCCCTTTAGCTTCCCTGTTTCCGCTGGCCTGTACCGACGTGGCTCTGTGCGCTCCCTCAGCACCTACTCAGCTGCTGCTCTCCAGGGAGACCTGGAAGACTCGCTCTACAAGCCTGGAGGTTCACTATACTCAGACACATACTCTTCTGCCACTCTGGGCATGGGATTTCGCATGCCACCCTCATCCCCACAGAAAATCCCTGACATGCAGCTGAGGGACAGGGACTCTTATTCCAGTACACCCAGAGCCTCACCTGTCAGACAGAGTTTCCGCAAGGACTCTgcctcttcttctgtgtttgtggagaGCCCGAAATCCAGGCCCAGCTCCAGTTCTGACCCTCTGTGTATAACAGCTGGACCTGGAGAGGGCAGCCGCACCACATCTGGTTTTGGGTCTTCGTTATCCGGGCAAGATTCTGACAGTAGCAG GGATCATCGCCTGGAGCGTATGGAGGCCATGGAGAAGCAGATAGCCAGTCTGACTGGCCTCGTCCAGAGTGTGCTGACCAGAGCACCAGACAGTGACAGCAC ATGTGGCCTGCTGCGTCTCTGCATGATGGCGGGCTGCCCTCCAGACCAAGGGACGGAGTTTTCACGGCCATTACCTTTCTCTTCCAGCGAGAAGACCGAAACCAACAGTGATGGCTCCGCCACTGGAA CCGGACGACAGAAGAAGAAAG CAAATACACCGTCGGCACCTCTAGCTCTGATGCCGCCGCCACCTTCTAACTCAATCCAGGTGAACAGCGTTGGTCGCTTGCAGATGCAGCTCCATCTTCACGGTCTGCAGCAAAACGCCAGCGACCTGCGCAAACAGCTCAACCAGCTACGCAAGATCCAG CTAGAGAACCAGGACTCAGTGCGAACACTGCTGAAGCGGACAGAGGCGGAGCTGAATGTGCGCGTGACTGATGCCCTGAGGAAGCAGGAGGATCCTCTCCAGAGGCAGCGCCTCCTGGTGGAGGAAGAAAGACTCAAGTATCTCAACGAGGAAGAGCTCATCATCCAGCAACTCCA CGACCTGGAGAAGtcagtggaggagatccagaaGGAGTCGTCTGTCAACCACAAGCTGGTGACAGTGCAGGAGCTGGAGGAGAAGGCCACTCTTCTCAGAAAGCTGGGAGAAACACTCACGGAGCTGAAAA ATCAATTCCCAGGTCTGCAGAGCAAGATGCGGGTGGTGCTCCGGGTGGAGGTGGAAGCTGTCAAATTCCTGAAGGAAGAGCCACACAGACTTGATGCCCTGTTAAAACGATGCAAGACTATAACTGATACCCTTGCTACCATGCGCAA ACAAGCAAATGAGGGAGTATGGAAGAAGCATGAAGACTTCACTAGTTCATCATCCAAGCACAACGAGGACTTGCGAAAGTTTGCAGACTTTGAAATCCCCACCAGCCCACCGCTCGCCATCAATGACCTCGGGGGAGGCAACAGCTTGTCCAATTGGAGCCCTCACTCCAGCCTCAGCCGTGGACATGGCAACCCATCCGGCCTTCACAAGGATAATCATCCTCCTGTTCCCCACAAGGGCAAGGCTCTGGAAGAGCTTGAGCGTCGTGCTGCTGCTGACAAAGCTTTGTCCATGGAGGTTCGACTG GCAGCAGAGCGGGACTGGGAGGAGAAGCGGGCCAGTCTAACCCAGTACAGTGCTCAGGACATCAACCGTTTGTTGGAAGAGACCCAGGCTGAACTAATGAAGGCTATTCCAGATTTGGATTTTGCTGCCAAGCAGATTAAGCCCTCCTCCAACACACCATCAACACAGACCCCCCAGAGTGGGGCAGCGACCCCAGACCACCGTGCCAACAAGCCCCAGCACAAGCTTTCTGGGAAAGAGGGAGGGTCCAGGCGTGGCTCTG ATGAGCTTACGGTACCTCGGTATCGAACAGAGAAACCCTCCAAGTCCCCTCCACCTCCACCGCCTAGACGCAGTTTCCCCTCATCTCCAGGAGTGACCACTCGCAGTGGGGAGCCACTAATTCCTGGAAAAAGCATAAAg AAGTctgaatctgaagagacagagGGACAGAAACCTCACATAAAACTGAGGAGGACCGTGTCCGAAAACCCTCGTCCTTCATCAACACCTCCCACACTGGCTTCTgaagagaaagaggagggagaggaggagaaaattGCTGCCGAATTGGAG ctATTTGAGAGAGCCCCGCTCAGGCTCTCTAAGCCAGCTCCCCTTTCCCTGCTAGTTAGCCCATGCAGTATGAAAAGTTTACACCCATCCAGACTGGACCTGTGGGCCCCTGAGGCCTCAGGCAGTGAG GCAGGGCACTTGTCTCCTGTCCCCCACATCGTGTTGACAGAGTGCTGTCCTGCTTCGCTCACAAACTCAGAGGATCCTGTCAGAGATTTAGGGAATGACCTTGTGGAGGAGACTCAATCACAAGATTGGACTGGTCATCATTCAGTCGGCAAGACTATAATTTCAAGGAGAAAGCATTCAGGGGGATTTGAAAGTCCTCCACAGCGAGAACAGTGTTCGGATAGTGAATTCAAACAGGAAGTTGCCCTGCTGGTGACAGATCTGGACATGAGAGTGGTGTCTCCTCTTGAGGCCCAAGAGCTCAGTGAGACTAAAGGAGATGTTCTTCACACTTTAATCATCTCACCGCAGACTAAGGAACTGTCTGAAACTCAGCTGAGTCACCGGCCTCTGCTAGTGCTCTTCAAGGTACAAAAAACTGTCAAAGAGGCCTACGAACTGCTGTATTCCCTTATGGGGACATTCGAATTAAAATTCTCCCATGCCCCAGGCCAGCAGATGTCTCTAGCTGAGGCTCTGAGGAGAGGCATAGAGACAGGGGCTAGCATGCTGACATTTCACCACAAACCTGAAATTAGGTTAATACCTGAGATACAGCTGAGCTCAATAAGCAGTACTCTTAACCGTAATGGGTCAACTAGCTCTGCGGACACTCCGAGGAGAATGACCGAAAATGTCCGACGCGCCACCTACAAGAGGCTGGACAGCTTGGAGGAGACTATTCGAGAGCTGGAAAACACATTGATAGAGATCAGTGGTCATGCTACTAGAGAGCAGCTGTACAGTCAGACAGTCATCAACAGTAGCCCTGTACCGACGACTGGTAGTCCAACTGAGGCGAAGAAGCCACCACTCCCACCCAAGCCGTCCGCCTCGGGTCCATCATCAATCCAG